One genomic region from Sphingobacterium sp. UGAL515B_05 encodes:
- a CDS encoding DUF493 domain-containing protein yields the protein MADYKNINIQDIPDGGDNPKDFYETFKERLEDLETFPKDYTYKFILPKDQDHFNQIQSVFDDTGAQFDFKDSKTGKYTSITVNLNVKDADQVIYYYKEVAKIKGVIML from the coding sequence ATGGCAGATTACAAAAACATCAATATACAAGATATCCCTGACGGAGGTGATAATCCAAAAGACTTCTATGAAACTTTCAAAGAGCGCTTAGAAGACTTAGAAACATTTCCAAAGGACTATACGTATAAATTTATCTTACCAAAAGATCAGGACCACTTCAATCAGATCCAGAGCGTATTTGATGACACAGGTGCTCAATTTGACTTCAAGGACTCCAAAACAGGTAAGTATACTTCAATTACGGTAAACTTGAACGTAAAAGATGCCGATCAGGTCATCTACTACTACAAAGAAGTAGCGAAGATAAAAGGTGTTATCATGTTATAA
- a CDS encoding IPT/TIG domain-containing protein, with protein sequence MKGIKILCIVFISLFGLFSSCKKDDFTPPAIQTLSVKAQSSTSFEVVGNIAKRGSEGIEDYGFIYNTSQEIGENKGIKVSLGKDAKEGEFRKQIRVDGTLPYSYNNTVWVRSYLRDSRGTVFGTMLSVNLPSPSMGDITPKMAMSGEVVKITGTFFDATANNTVVTIGNIKAKTVSVSPTEISAEVPSGIQASHGNSVNVSIQIGSTPAGNSSFQILANFKDFSPKSGPVGSELKFTGDNLPDYFGSSNIQVEMGNQLINPSYYYGTINVPFTAKESSDLAITINGKKKVLGTFKVTPPVISEISPESVYPGQSIMLRGTNFPPINDGGEGRPLVKLGTGSYGDAYFYDKGTYTYNVPDNIAEGDYSLYLKVGPHEVQAPKKLKILGYSASNFSPKSGSSLQLINISGSFIAGNWYTVYFGSVQGGGTATSPTNLQVTVPYGMSEGNVKISVEFPNKKVTIPGDFEVVGPSFTSFSPTSAVPGTVLTIKGSGFVQGYDTIVKFGSIAVAPNSVTSNTILVTVPSNVSPGAMKLTVVTAGQSVAHKDNFTLLDK encoded by the coding sequence ATGAAAGGGATTAAAATACTGTGTATTGTTTTTATTTCATTATTTGGACTATTTTCATCGTGTAAGAAGGATGACTTTACGCCACCAGCAATTCAGACACTGTCAGTTAAAGCTCAATCGTCGACTTCATTTGAAGTTGTTGGTAATATCGCTAAAAGGGGGAGTGAAGGGATAGAGGATTATGGATTTATTTATAATACTAGCCAGGAAATAGGAGAAAACAAGGGCATAAAAGTTTCCTTGGGAAAAGATGCTAAGGAAGGAGAGTTTCGTAAACAGATTAGGGTTGACGGGACATTACCGTACTCCTACAACAATACGGTTTGGGTACGCTCCTACTTACGAGACTCCAGGGGCACTGTTTTTGGCACAATGCTTAGTGTCAACCTTCCTAGTCCTTCTATGGGAGACATTACACCAAAAATGGCCATGTCGGGCGAAGTCGTAAAAATCACAGGTACTTTTTTCGATGCGACAGCAAACAATACCGTTGTTACAATTGGTAATATCAAAGCAAAGACTGTTTCAGTAAGTCCAACTGAAATAAGTGCAGAGGTACCAAGTGGTATACAAGCCAGCCATGGAAATTCTGTCAATGTTTCTATTCAGATCGGATCTACTCCAGCCGGCAATAGTTCTTTCCAGATACTCGCGAATTTTAAGGATTTTTCTCCTAAATCCGGGCCTGTGGGCTCAGAATTAAAATTCACTGGCGATAATTTACCTGATTATTTTGGCAGTTCAAATATCCAGGTTGAAATGGGAAATCAACTCATTAATCCTTCGTACTATTACGGAACCATAAATGTCCCCTTCACAGCCAAGGAAAGTTCAGATCTTGCGATAACCATTAATGGAAAGAAAAAAGTGCTGGGAACGTTTAAAGTAACTCCGCCGGTAATCAGCGAAATATCACCCGAATCCGTTTATCCAGGACAATCTATCATGCTTCGTGGGACGAACTTCCCGCCGATTAATGATGGCGGTGAGGGCCGCCCTTTAGTGAAATTAGGTACAGGAAGCTATGGTGATGCATATTTCTATGATAAAGGAACATACACTTACAATGTTCCGGATAATATAGCAGAAGGAGATTATTCCCTTTACCTAAAGGTTGGGCCACATGAAGTACAAGCTCCTAAAAAGTTGAAAATTTTGGGCTATTCAGCCTCGAATTTTTCTCCTAAGTCTGGAAGTTCACTTCAGCTGATCAATATCTCCGGAAGTTTTATCGCCGGAAATTGGTATACAGTGTATTTCGGTTCTGTACAAGGCGGTGGAACTGCAACTTCGCCGACGAATCTACAGGTAACCGTTCCTTATGGAATGAGCGAAGGTAATGTTAAGATTAGCGTTGAATTCCCAAATAAAAAAGTAACCATTCCCGGCGACTTTGAGGTCGTTGGCCCTTCGTTTACGTCCTTTAGTCCGACATCTGCGGTACCGGGAACAGTGTTAACGATCAAAGGTTCAGGCTTTGTTCAAGGTTACGACACTATCGTGAAATTCGGTTCAATTGCCGTAGCTCCTAATAGCGTAACGTCGAATACAATCTTAGTTACCGTACCTTCAAATGTATCTCCAGGTGCAATGAAGCTAACGGTAGTGACAGCAGGGCAATCTGTTGCACATAAAGATAATTTTACGCTATTGGACAAATAG
- the pnp gene encoding polyribonucleotide nucleotidyltransferase encodes MNYNEIKTTIDMGNGTQIELSTGKLAKQADGAVVLKQGDTMLLATVVSAKEAKSGVDFLPLSVDYQEKYAATGRIPGGFLRREARLSDYEVLISRLVDRALRPLFPENYHADTQVAISLISADKDIMPDALAGLAASAAIAVSDIPFNGPISEVRVAKIDGQLVINPKLSELENATLEFIVAGSAQDIGMVEGEAKEISEAEMVEAIAFAHEAIKKQVAAQVELANLVGKTVKREYNHEPENLELRDAIFAATYDKVYAIAKSASAKHDRSENFAKIAEEYRATMPEELDDDTAFLFKKYFHDVQYDAVRNLVLDEGIRLDGRDVRTVRPIWSEVDYLPAAHGSAVFTRGETQSLTSVTLGAKDDEQMIDGAFINGYNKFILHYNFPAFSTGEVRPNRGPGRREVGHGNLAMRSLKQVLPADSENPYTIRVVSDILESNGSSSMATVCAGTLALLDAGVKLKAPVSGIAMGLISDEKTGKYAILSDILGDEDHLGDMDFKVTGTEKGIVACQMDLKINGLKWEVLTQALDQAKEARLHILGEMKKTISAPREDYKPHAPRIVQLLIDKEFIGAVIGPGGKIIQEMQRETGATISIEEVDNKGVVQVFADNKAAIDDAVGRIKAIASKPEIGETYEGKVKSIMPFGAFVEIMPGKDGLLHISEIDWKRLETMDGIFKEGDKVTVKLLDIDKQGKMKLSRKALLPRPPKEDKPKQDKPAGEAPVAGAGQE; translated from the coding sequence ATGAATTACAACGAAATTAAAACGACCATCGATATGGGTAATGGCACCCAGATCGAATTGTCTACAGGGAAATTGGCAAAACAGGCTGATGGGGCTGTAGTATTAAAACAAGGTGATACGATGTTGCTTGCAACAGTTGTTTCAGCTAAAGAAGCGAAATCTGGCGTTGATTTTTTACCCCTTTCTGTAGATTATCAAGAAAAATATGCGGCAACTGGCCGTATTCCAGGAGGTTTCTTACGTCGTGAGGCTAGATTATCGGATTATGAGGTATTGATCTCACGTTTGGTAGACCGTGCATTACGTCCTTTGTTCCCTGAAAATTATCACGCAGATACACAAGTTGCAATCAGCTTGATTTCGGCAGATAAAGATATTATGCCTGACGCTCTAGCGGGCTTGGCAGCTTCTGCAGCTATTGCTGTTTCTGATATTCCTTTCAATGGACCAATTTCTGAAGTTCGTGTTGCGAAAATTGACGGTCAGTTGGTGATCAACCCAAAATTGTCTGAGCTTGAAAATGCAACTTTAGAGTTTATTGTTGCTGGTTCGGCACAGGATATCGGTATGGTTGAAGGTGAAGCGAAAGAAATTTCTGAAGCTGAAATGGTAGAAGCAATTGCTTTTGCTCATGAAGCTATCAAAAAACAAGTTGCTGCTCAGGTAGAACTGGCTAACTTAGTTGGTAAAACTGTGAAGCGTGAGTATAACCACGAGCCTGAAAACCTTGAATTGAGAGATGCTATTTTTGCAGCTACTTACGATAAAGTTTACGCTATTGCAAAATCTGCTTCTGCCAAACATGACCGTTCTGAGAACTTCGCAAAAATCGCGGAAGAGTACAGAGCGACAATGCCTGAGGAATTGGATGATGATACCGCATTCTTATTTAAAAAATATTTCCACGATGTTCAGTATGATGCTGTCCGTAACCTAGTTTTGGATGAAGGTATACGTTTAGATGGCCGTGATGTACGTACTGTACGTCCGATCTGGTCTGAAGTAGATTACTTGCCTGCTGCACACGGTTCGGCTGTATTCACACGTGGTGAAACACAATCATTGACTTCGGTTACTTTAGGCGCTAAAGACGATGAGCAAATGATCGATGGTGCTTTTATCAACGGTTATAATAAATTTATTCTTCACTACAACTTCCCTGCATTCTCTACAGGTGAGGTAAGACCTAATAGAGGTCCTGGCCGTCGTGAAGTTGGTCACGGTAACTTGGCTATGCGTTCATTGAAACAGGTACTTCCTGCAGACAGTGAAAATCCATATACGATCCGTGTTGTTTCTGATATCCTGGAATCAAATGGATCTTCTTCAATGGCTACGGTATGCGCTGGTACATTAGCACTTTTGGATGCCGGTGTGAAATTGAAAGCGCCAGTTTCAGGTATTGCCATGGGATTGATTTCTGATGAGAAAACTGGTAAATACGCGATCTTATCGGATATCTTAGGTGATGAAGATCATTTAGGTGATATGGACTTTAAAGTAACTGGTACAGAAAAAGGTATCGTTGCTTGTCAAATGGACTTAAAAATCAATGGTTTGAAATGGGAAGTGTTGACGCAAGCTTTGGATCAAGCAAAAGAAGCGCGTTTACACATCTTAGGTGAAATGAAGAAAACAATTTCTGCTCCACGTGAAGACTACAAACCACATGCACCTCGTATCGTTCAATTGTTGATCGATAAAGAATTTATTGGTGCTGTAATCGGACCAGGTGGTAAAATTATCCAAGAGATGCAACGTGAGACCGGTGCTACAATTTCGATCGAAGAAGTTGATAACAAAGGTGTTGTTCAAGTATTCGCAGATAATAAAGCCGCTATCGATGATGCCGTAGGTCGTATTAAAGCAATCGCTTCTAAACCTGAAATTGGTGAAACTTACGAAGGTAAAGTGAAATCAATTATGCCATTCGGTGCTTTCGTTGAAATCATGCCTGGTAAAGATGGTTTATTGCACATCTCTGAAATCGACTGGAAACGTCTTGAAACAATGGACGGTATCTTCAAAGAAGGTGATAAAGTAACGGTTAAATTGTTGGATATCGACAAACAAGGTAAAATGAAGCTTTCGCGTAAAGCGTTATTGCCTCGTCCTCCGAAAGAAGACAAACCAAAGCAGGATAAACCTGCTGGCGAAGCTCCTGTAGCTGGCGCTGGCCAAGAATAA
- the rpsO gene encoding 30S ribosomal protein S15 gives MYLSKEYKADIFAEFAGSATNTGSTEGQVALFTKRIAHLTEHLKKNRKDFGTQRALQMLVGKRRSLLAYLYKKDINRYRAIIKGLGLRDIIK, from the coding sequence ATGTATTTAAGTAAAGAGTACAAAGCTGATATCTTCGCAGAATTTGCTGGATCAGCTACAAACACAGGATCTACTGAAGGTCAAGTTGCTTTATTCACTAAGAGAATTGCTCACTTAACTGAGCACTTGAAAAAAAACAGAAAAGATTTCGGTACACAACGTGCCCTACAAATGTTAGTAGGTAAACGTCGTTCATTATTAGCTTATCTTTACAAAAAAGATATCAACCGTTACCGTGCGATCATTAAAGGTCTAGGTTTACGTGATATTATCAAATAA
- a CDS encoding acyltransferase family protein, giving the protein MKQRYYSLDVFRGATVALMIMVNNPGTWAHMFAPLKHAEWHGCSPTDLVFPFFLFAVGNAMSFVIPRLQEAGPAVFWQKVIKRTVLIFAIGLFINWWPFVKWDGAALVFKQWVDGTDPSRGIRIFGVLQRIAVAYCFASILAYYFKEKMIIWISAIILLLYWAICAIAGGADPYSLEGWFGTQYDIAILGLPHVYKGEGVPFDPEGLMSTLPTIVQVVFGYLVGVFIKKQGQVDWLWSKVPASNEPHFKLLAGMFVTGFILVVLAWIWALGFPINKKIWTSSYVLYTTGLATMTLGGMIWFIEVQGIKNKLTQFFDVFGKNPLFIFVLSGILPRFLGLFRIPDGVKEDGTQKYVDAFAWFYKYVCAKVPGIPEVGSFVYSLCFLTLMWVICYWLDKKKIYVKV; this is encoded by the coding sequence ATGAAACAACGCTATTACTCCTTGGATGTCTTTCGTGGGGCTACTGTGGCACTGATGATTATGGTGAATAATCCAGGGACATGGGCTCATATGTTTGCACCGCTAAAACATGCAGAATGGCATGGATGCTCGCCTACAGACCTGGTTTTTCCTTTTTTTCTTTTCGCAGTAGGTAATGCCATGTCTTTTGTTATACCTCGTTTGCAAGAGGCGGGACCGGCAGTATTTTGGCAAAAGGTAATCAAACGGACGGTCCTCATTTTTGCGATTGGACTTTTCATCAATTGGTGGCCTTTTGTGAAATGGGATGGTGCAGCATTGGTGTTTAAGCAATGGGTGGACGGAACGGATCCGAGCCGGGGAATTCGTATTTTTGGTGTACTGCAACGTATTGCTGTGGCCTACTGCTTTGCGTCGATTCTCGCTTATTATTTTAAAGAAAAAATGATTATCTGGATCTCGGCAATCATACTGTTGTTGTATTGGGCAATTTGTGCAATAGCCGGAGGAGCAGATCCCTATAGCTTAGAAGGCTGGTTCGGTACACAATATGATATAGCAATCCTGGGTTTGCCGCATGTCTACAAAGGGGAGGGGGTGCCATTTGATCCTGAAGGGCTGATGAGTACCTTGCCGACAATTGTTCAGGTCGTCTTTGGCTATTTAGTTGGTGTATTTATTAAAAAGCAAGGTCAGGTGGATTGGCTGTGGTCCAAAGTACCGGCCTCTAATGAGCCCCATTTTAAATTGCTGGCGGGGATGTTTGTGACCGGATTTATTTTGGTCGTATTGGCTTGGATATGGGCCTTGGGTTTTCCGATCAATAAAAAAATATGGACGAGTTCCTATGTGCTCTATACAACAGGTTTGGCAACCATGACACTAGGTGGTATGATCTGGTTTATTGAAGTGCAGGGTATCAAAAATAAATTGACCCAGTTTTTTGATGTTTTTGGTAAAAATCCGTTATTCATCTTTGTATTGAGCGGTATTCTACCACGCTTTTTGGGATTGTTCCGTATTCCTGATGGTGTAAAAGAAGATGGTACGCAAAAATATGTCGACGCTTTTGCCTGGTTCTATAAATACGTTTGCGCGAAAGTCCCTGGGATACCAGAAGTTGGTTCTTTTGTCTATTCACTATGTTTCTTAACGTTGATGTGGGTAATCTGCTATTGGTTGGACAAGAAGAAAATCTACGTAAAGGTTTAG
- a CDS encoding SusC/RagA family TonB-linked outer membrane protein produces the protein MSVFYKKSAGLALCTLFSATSLYAQQTVSGKVSDKTGPLAGATVAVKGSIVKTLTNEHGSFKIDAEKGQTIRISMIGYKTQEIVVGSSTTLKIELESDESSLDEVVVTALGIKRDKKSLGYATATISSDDLLKAGATENPFLAMYGKAAGVGINIGSAGPTGGVNIRIRGAAGLESGTNTRPLFVVDGVPLYDESTSMESRGYDPLNSFDMGSGINDLNAEDIESIEILKGAKATVLYGSQALNGVVLVTTKSGRKTRGLGIQVNQQISIDKPFTYIDFQNDYGSGASTNDLQYATVNGKEVRKLPLSRFSFGPKFDNSDIMLYDSTMGKYTAYPNNFIDFFQTAVNNRTNIAVAGGGEIGSARASYTTNTYNDILPGFKQKQNTFSFNGNFMPSKFASFEFVNNLYSINTTNRRPNIQQWVATGLNRDYDYNWIKGFYHDADGFRKDLEPYGLSGSSPGYWPNATSNILWEQNDNKDEDKKFHLVSSIKTTLRFSPHVSFIGQASIDYTNTDFITEDKIIRLTPNRIGGGYKWTKRNTTVQNYQGLMKYENTFNKDWNLFGFVGGAYQKITDNNMYTSTGNMGLLYPDWFSLNNANIANWPSAGSRGQVMNNGRGSDVLYSVLGSATLSYKESHYLEIQARNDWNSTLRSPKNSYFYPGLSYTWNFSNDFKIPKLQYGKLRLAWANVGGGPFTATGNRYFADNSFRVSQIPYSYGPISVTPPESLFLEEIKPFRKREIELGFNTRWFQNNRLEIDYAFYNNNTYNQIIQQTISPTTGYPMASINTGDLRNWGHELFIKAAPIANEKFRWDLTLTAANQFSKIVALYPGLKQKYITGNSGFQVWGKEGERIGEIRAYDYKRDESGNKIVGPNGLYQLSDAVSYIGKNVNPDIFGGFMNDFFFKGFNFHLGLDYKFGGSVFSYTNNYLMGTGVIKQSLPGRDEEHGGVAYYIDKNNKFIQTQHNAAAPSDSKDGIIYHDGIILDGVMEANGSYVKNSQIVSAPTYYGTYINDLGTSWPPDRLYKNDYIKFREISVSYTIPQRWANNLKLQKLTLTAAARNLGYLYKSIPNIDAEAALGAQSYIENSFYPSIRTFTFGVNVSF, from the coding sequence ATGAGTGTCTTTTACAAAAAAAGTGCGGGCTTAGCCCTATGCACGCTGTTTAGCGCAACATCCCTCTATGCGCAACAAACGGTCTCCGGAAAAGTCTCGGACAAAACAGGCCCTTTGGCGGGAGCTACAGTAGCAGTCAAGGGATCTATTGTCAAAACGCTTACCAATGAACACGGATCATTTAAAATTGATGCCGAAAAAGGGCAGACAATCCGAATTTCAATGATAGGCTACAAAACCCAGGAAATTGTTGTCGGCTCCTCCACCACCCTCAAAATCGAATTAGAAAGCGATGAATCTTCTTTAGATGAAGTCGTTGTTACAGCCCTGGGGATCAAAAGAGATAAGAAATCTTTAGGTTATGCGACCGCAACTATTTCTTCTGATGATCTTTTAAAAGCCGGAGCAACAGAAAACCCTTTTTTGGCTATGTACGGAAAAGCAGCAGGTGTTGGTATTAATATTGGTTCAGCTGGTCCAACAGGCGGTGTGAATATTCGTATCCGCGGTGCAGCGGGTTTAGAATCTGGTACAAATACTCGTCCATTATTCGTTGTTGACGGTGTACCACTTTACGATGAAAGCACATCCATGGAATCTAGGGGATATGATCCATTGAATTCTTTTGATATGGGATCAGGCATCAACGATCTGAATGCCGAAGATATCGAGTCCATTGAGATCTTAAAAGGCGCAAAAGCAACAGTTCTCTACGGAAGTCAAGCTTTAAACGGTGTTGTGTTAGTCACAACAAAAAGCGGTAGAAAAACGAGAGGTTTAGGAATCCAGGTCAACCAACAAATTAGTATTGACAAACCGTTTACCTACATCGATTTCCAAAACGATTATGGATCAGGGGCTTCTACCAATGATCTTCAATATGCAACAGTCAACGGTAAAGAAGTTCGAAAGCTTCCTTTAAGCCGATTTAGCTTCGGTCCTAAGTTTGACAATTCAGACATTATGCTCTATGATAGCACAATGGGCAAATACACCGCATATCCTAATAACTTTATCGATTTTTTTCAAACCGCAGTTAATAATAGAACAAATATTGCTGTAGCTGGCGGGGGTGAGATTGGTAGTGCTCGTGCATCATACACCACAAACACATACAACGATATTTTACCAGGTTTCAAGCAGAAACAAAATACCTTTAGTTTCAACGGAAACTTCATGCCCTCAAAATTTGCCAGTTTTGAATTTGTCAACAATTTATACAGCATAAATACCACCAACAGGCGCCCAAATATTCAACAATGGGTGGCTACAGGCTTAAATAGAGATTATGATTACAATTGGATCAAAGGATTTTATCATGATGCAGATGGTTTTCGAAAAGATTTAGAGCCATATGGTCTATCAGGAAGTTCTCCTGGATATTGGCCAAATGCAACATCTAATATCTTATGGGAACAAAATGACAATAAGGACGAAGATAAAAAATTCCACTTGGTCAGCTCCATAAAGACCACCTTGCGGTTTAGCCCGCATGTTTCTTTCATAGGCCAAGCTTCCATTGATTATACCAATACGGATTTCATTACAGAAGATAAAATCATACGATTGACACCAAACAGAATAGGCGGTGGATATAAATGGACCAAAAGAAATACCACCGTCCAAAACTACCAAGGTCTCATGAAATATGAAAATACCTTCAATAAGGATTGGAATCTATTCGGTTTCGTCGGTGGAGCATATCAAAAAATTACCGACAACAACATGTATACCTCAACGGGTAATATGGGATTACTCTATCCAGATTGGTTCTCATTAAACAACGCAAACATTGCTAATTGGCCATCTGCGGGATCTAGGGGGCAAGTAATGAACAATGGTCGAGGATCTGACGTTTTATACAGCGTCCTAGGATCAGCTACATTATCCTATAAAGAAAGTCATTATCTAGAAATTCAAGCTCGGAACGATTGGAATTCGACGTTACGTTCCCCTAAAAATTCATATTTCTACCCTGGTCTTTCCTATACCTGGAATTTCTCCAATGATTTTAAAATTCCTAAATTACAGTACGGAAAACTTCGACTAGCCTGGGCAAATGTCGGCGGAGGACCTTTTACCGCAACAGGAAACCGCTATTTTGCAGATAATTCATTCAGAGTCAGCCAAATACCATATTCGTATGGCCCAATTTCAGTTACACCTCCAGAATCTCTCTTCTTAGAAGAAATAAAACCATTCCGAAAAAGAGAAATAGAACTAGGCTTTAATACAAGATGGTTTCAAAATAACCGTTTAGAGATTGATTACGCATTTTATAACAACAATACCTACAACCAGATCATTCAACAGACGATATCCCCCACAACAGGCTATCCTATGGCAAGCATCAACACAGGTGACCTACGAAACTGGGGACATGAACTATTTATCAAAGCTGCACCGATTGCCAACGAAAAATTCAGATGGGATTTAACATTAACAGCCGCAAATCAATTTTCAAAAATCGTAGCACTTTATCCGGGGCTCAAGCAAAAATACATTACAGGAAATAGTGGTTTCCAAGTCTGGGGTAAAGAGGGTGAACGGATTGGTGAAATCAGAGCATACGACTATAAACGCGATGAGAGTGGAAATAAAATTGTTGGTCCAAACGGATTATACCAATTATCTGATGCGGTCTCTTACATTGGAAAAAATGTCAATCCAGATATTTTCGGAGGATTTATGAATGACTTCTTTTTCAAGGGATTTAATTTCCACCTTGGATTGGATTACAAGTTTGGCGGATCCGTATTTTCGTATACAAACAATTATTTAATGGGGACTGGTGTTATTAAACAAAGTTTACCAGGTCGCGACGAAGAACATGGTGGAGTTGCTTATTATATCGACAAAAACAACAAATTTATTCAAACTCAACATAACGCAGCAGCTCCATCGGATTCCAAAGATGGAATCATTTATCACGATGGTATAATTTTGGACGGTGTCATGGAAGCAAACGGCTCTTATGTAAAAAATAGCCAAATTGTTAGCGCGCCAACCTATTATGGCACATACATAAACGACCTCGGTACATCATGGCCACCAGATCGTTTGTATAAAAACGATTACATTAAATTTAGAGAAATATCTGTTTCATACACTATTCCTCAACGATGGGCAAACAATCTCAAACTTCAGAAGTTAACCTTGACAGCAGCGGCGAGAAATCTTGGTTACCTTTATAAGAGCATTCCAAACATTGACGCAGAAGCTGCACTAGGCGCGCAGTCTTACATCGAAAATTCATTCTATCCTTCTATTAGAACTTTTACTTTTGGAGTTAATGTTAGTTTTTAA
- a CDS encoding SusD/RagB family nutrient-binding outer membrane lipoprotein: MKKISVLLASACILFSGCKKTLDKEFYNPENYNKTGNLFSGLFSSTLYKWKTYVQDYGEWWWEIAGTGALGVSGYSQVSQRYITDRYAWFGLYDDLSGANAFGSENQLWQNRFGSFYKNANAWPVIQDNLSKVSGQELDNNIIYYHLITVIKDYAALMTVDFYNAIPYSEAFRGKERVFFPKYDDPKDIYISVLNDLKKISEELPAVQSKMTPSAIAVFQNQDIAFHGDINKWIQYMNALRLKYALRISGVDEATAKTHINDVLSKNNLPQTDMVWQMPYKLDVKGGGEWTRGLFEAWPGTFITDIIMKRMNYGTTKYEAGTDDPRLPVIAFPTKYSDFANSIGDYRGVSMNADAQKAPYTAGDKYYTGGLDGDINEHFKQNSKSFYNFATITMNNVFPVYMMTKAEVDLVLAEISLKNLGNTGKTASEHIKNAIGNSTDFWYARNAESSFATSQKILHPTKPDAGTVSSYANIVATKYNAKTSTDDKLEIIMQQKYIHLNIMCPYELWTELRRTRHPKLEPMTFNGKVMKPLPERLRYPTGEQETNPDNYAKVKSDDNFTNPIFWVPQNLRNVNPYWSNSNFE, from the coding sequence ATGAAAAAAATATCAGTATTACTAGCCTCCGCTTGTATCCTATTTAGTGGATGCAAAAAGACATTAGATAAAGAGTTTTATAATCCAGAAAATTACAACAAAACTGGGAATCTATTTAGCGGTTTATTCTCTTCAACACTCTATAAATGGAAAACTTATGTCCAAGATTATGGCGAATGGTGGTGGGAAATTGCTGGTACGGGCGCTTTGGGGGTATCCGGATATTCCCAAGTATCACAACGTTACATTACCGATCGCTATGCTTGGTTTGGATTATACGATGATCTCTCGGGTGCAAATGCTTTCGGTAGCGAAAATCAATTATGGCAAAATAGATTTGGGAGCTTTTATAAAAACGCGAATGCTTGGCCAGTTATTCAAGACAACCTAAGTAAGGTTTCAGGACAAGAATTAGATAATAATATTATCTATTATCATCTAATAACCGTTATCAAGGACTATGCTGCATTAATGACTGTTGATTTTTACAATGCAATTCCTTATTCAGAAGCATTTCGCGGAAAAGAACGCGTATTTTTCCCAAAGTATGACGACCCCAAAGATATATATATCAGCGTCTTAAACGATTTAAAGAAAATCTCGGAAGAACTGCCAGCGGTCCAGTCGAAAATGACTCCTTCGGCTATTGCTGTTTTCCAAAATCAGGATATCGCCTTCCATGGGGATATTAATAAATGGATCCAATATATGAACGCTCTACGTTTGAAATATGCGCTTCGCATTTCTGGTGTAGATGAAGCTACTGCTAAGACACATATTAACGATGTATTGTCCAAAAACAATTTACCACAGACTGACATGGTTTGGCAAATGCCTTATAAATTGGATGTAAAAGGAGGTGGAGAATGGACAAGAGGATTGTTCGAAGCTTGGCCTGGAACTTTTATTACCGATATCATAATGAAACGAATGAATTATGGTACTACGAAATACGAAGCCGGAACAGATGATCCTAGGTTACCTGTTATAGCATTTCCGACCAAATACAGTGATTTCGCAAATAGTATTGGCGATTATAGAGGGGTCAGCATGAATGCGGACGCTCAAAAAGCACCGTATACCGCTGGAGATAAATACTATACTGGAGGATTGGACGGAGATATTAATGAGCATTTCAAACAAAATTCCAAATCGTTTTATAATTTTGCGACGATTACGATGAATAATGTATTTCCTGTGTATATGATGACCAAAGCGGAAGTCGATTTGGTACTTGCTGAAATCTCATTAAAAAACTTAGGTAATACAGGAAAAACCGCAAGTGAGCACATCAAAAATGCAATCGGCAACTCTACAGATTTTTGGTATGCGCGCAACGCAGAAAGTTCTTTCGCAACAAGCCAAAAGATATTACACCCGACAAAACCAGACGCAGGAACAGTTTCGAGCTATGCCAATATTGTTGCCACCAAATACAATGCGAAAACAAGCACAGATGATAAACTCGAAATTATTATGCAGCAAAAGTATATTCACCTGAATATCATGTGCCCTTACGAATTATGGACCGAACTGCGTCGTACGAGACATCCAAAATTGGAACCGATGACCTTCAACGGAAAAGTGATGAAACCACTTCCTGAACGTCTTAGATACCCCACAGGGGAGCAAGAAACAAATCCAGACAATTATGCAAAAGTCAAATCGGATGATAATTTCACAAACCCGATCTTTTGGGTACCGCAAAATTTAAGAAATGTCAACCCTTATTGGAGCAATTCCAATTTCGAATAG